Genomic window (Paraglaciecola psychrophila 170):
TTAGATCAAACACCGAAACTTAGTTGAGGAAGCAAAGATTATGACTAAAGCCCTAAATAGAACGACCCCAAAGCAAATTGAACATTGGCCTAAGATAGGTGAAATGATGGAAGATAAACCTGAGTTACCTTACGAATTTGTTAAACAAGTCATCATCGCAAAAGCGGAAAAAGAGGCTGGGAAGCAAGAGGAATATACTTTTGGTTTTTAAAATAAAAGTATTACAATCCCCAAGTTTTAAAAAAGCAGTAAAGAAACTGCGTAATGACCAAAAGTCTGATTTAGATGGTGCAGTCAAAACGTTATTGGAATCGCCATCTATCGATGAACAAAAGAAAGATGACCTTTCTTTTATGAAAGTGTACAAATTCAAGATGGCAAAACAACTCACTCTTCTTGATTACAGCTGCGAAGACGGAGCTTTAGTTCTCGAATTGATGGCTTTAGGAACACATAAAAATTTCCAAAGAGATGTTAAGAAATTATTTTGAGTTATAACGCCTCGTTAAGATGCAACAAAATAGTTGGTTGAAATAAGCGACGTACGAGCAAAAGCCAACTGTATTTTTCCGTTTGAAGTCTTTGTTAGCATTTATTGAAACCTGCAATAAAAAACTCAACTTTGCCGCAAGATTTACAAGCATACATGTCGAAGTTTTCTTTATTTACAAAGAACTCCCCCAGCTCACCTAAAACACCCCAGCGAGTGCCTTCATGGAAGTTTTTAGTACCAATAAAAGTTAGACTTGCTTGACATCGAATACAATCAGGGAATGAATTACTGGACTTGCGATCTGGCACTGATTTACCTTTTTCACAATTGCAACTCCAACAAACTTCAAACTCATCATCGTCAATTTTTGTATTACAGTTTTGACATTTCCACGACATCGATTCACTCCTTAAATGCTAACCAGTATGTTAGCCAGAGATCGGGTTAGATACATTTGATGTTGTCAGAATCAACTCGACACTCCGGTAAGTTTTTTACAGCATTTCATAAAGTTAACCATTTGAGAAGGTAAATCTATATTTGATATTTTATGATCAAGAGAAGCCATGTATTTATCAGGACTATTAAGTCTGGATAAATACAAACTATAAACATTATTTCTATATTTAACAGAAGGGGATGAAAAAGTGCGCAAAAAACATGACCTAATTTGCCTATTATGCCCATTGGAACTGACGGTTTTTGTGATGAATTTATCATAACTATGTACAACCCCATGAATCACAACCGCAGAGCGGTTGATTTTCTGACCTGCGTTGAATAGATTTTGGTTCACAACTGGCTTAACTTAATCCAACTAATTACCTCACCAATGTAAAAACGTCCCTAAGGTTTTTATAGCCATCGTTACGCCAGTAACAGGAGTTATTTATGACCTTTTCATTCCAAACTAAACATGCCATTAAGGTTATGTCTGTCATATTGGCAGCAGCATTTATCAGTGCGTGTTCTTCCACAACCTCAAGTGAGCCTCACTTGAGGTTAAGCAACAGTGCTAAAAATAATGATATGAGTAATGATTTTTATCAATCGATCGATGCGGCTTGTGAGCAACAGGCTATCAAAATGGACAGTTTTGCTCAGCAGTCAGGGCAAGCAGCACAGTATTTGGCTTCTGCTAAGGCGATGTTACGTTGTGTGAACGGCATTCAGTTCCCTAAGGGCCATCCAGACGCCGATAAAGCGCTACGTTTAATGGCACTCTCGGTAATGAACTTTGTCAAAGGGGGCGACATTGATGGGGCACAAGTTGCACTAAGGAAAACCCAATCTAAGTTCCCTGATAAAGATTTGTATTTTGCTGATTACAGCTCCTTTTTCGATACGGCTACCGCCTTACTCGAACAACAAACATTATCTCGCCACCAGCTTGCAGCCTTAAATATCAGTGCTGATCTGCGGACTGAGATTGAGCGTCATCAATACTGGCTAAGCCACTAACAGGAATCTGTGATATGAAAACACGTACAATTATGTCGTCCCTAATTTTAGCTATAAGCTTGGGTTGCACCCATTTTGGGTTGGCCAGTGAAGGTCGAAATTGGGATCCCGTTGCTAGTGACAAATTAATCAAATTGCCCGCCAACATTATTGAAAAACGTATTCAACAAGACTTCGAAGCATCACCGATGGCGTTGCATATAGTTGAGCTTGAGCAACACATGCAAGACAAACTTTCCCAGCTAAAGTCCTTGAGAGAATTGATGGCTGACAGCGAAGGCGAGGATTTAATTAATCAACGCTTTGAGTTGGTGCAGCAAAAGTCTGAATACTTAGACTTGATGCAAGAAGCACAAGGTTTGCGCCAAAACGCGCTTGCAAAAAAACAAGGGTTATATCAGACCGTACTAGGCAAATTACGCAATAAAAATGGACGTATTTCTCAGGGCGAAGTTTATCTGCTGCAACAGAAACAAGCCGAAGCTCGGCACAGAATGCAAAAAGTACTGGCTCAAGTAGACAATGGCTTAATGCATTCAGGCCTTGATCAACGCTCTCCTTATGCCGATGAATTTGCTTTGAATCTAGCCAAAGTAGAAGACCTAAAAAATGCCATATCAAAGCATAAGGCGAATGCATCACCCACTTTAGGTGACGTAGAAGTCACCAGTGAGGAATATGTTCGCCAGCTGTTGATGCAAGCGTCTACTGAGCAATCACTATTAGATCAAGAAGCCCTGATGTTTAGTTACATGGCAAAGTTGGTTGCACTAGATGCTCAATCACTGGAATACGAAATCAGCTATGGCGATGAAAATACTGATTTAACTCAACGTAATCGCACTAAACCCGCAGCAGTCGCCAACTTGTTTTTATAACTCATATTTATAAGGAAAACAGCATGAAAATCACACGTGTTATTTCCGTTACTACCATTATTGCCGGCTTACTGAGCACTCAAATTTTTGCTAACAGTTTATTTAGTTTAGAAAATTTAGAAAGGGAACGTGCTGCATTGTTAAGTGTTCAGTTTGATAGTGCGTTGGACTTGAATCAACGCCAACAAAAGGTGCAGAGTATTTATCGCCGTTTAGTAGATATTGAGCGCATGGTGTTGCGTGATGACAGAGTTACCTCGAGTAATAGTTCGCTGGCACAAAATGCCTTTGCTAAATACGAGCTAACTTTTTTAGTTCACTCAAGTGCTGAAAAAAACCTTCCCACATTGTCTCATTGGATGTCTGAATTACATTTGACCACAGCCACAATTTTATCAGCCAAAGCGGGCCACAGATAATGTTTGCCCTCAAGGCGCTGCCTTCAACCAGCAATGCTATTGGCATATTTTTTGGCACCGGTATTATTTTGTTAGCCGCAGCCAGTTATTTAACCCAAATGCCATTGATAGATTTAGTGACTTGGCTACAGAAGGTTTTTAGTTGGAGTTTTGTGATCATCTTCAGTGGGTTATGTTCCATGGCGGTGGTGGCTGGCGCAGCGATTAAGCCAGGTAAAAACAATGATTTTTTATATGATGCTGGCATGCAAGCAGCCAATGGTATTTCGACATTAGCCCTGACCTTTACCTTACTTGGTATCAGCTTAGGTATCGGCACGTTGTCAGAACAGCCACTCACACCAAGCTCTGTTAATGAGATTATTGGCGAGTTGACTAAACAATTTTCTATGGCGTTTATGACCACAGTAGTGGGTCTACCTAGCTCGGCTATATTGCGTGCTTGGGTCAGCTTGCGATATACAAAAATTGAGAAGGAGTAACCTATGAAAACCCTATTTTTTATTGCCGCTTTAGCTGGTGCAGTCTATCTAATCATGCAAACGCCGGCAGGTAAGGCGTGGTTAGAAGAAAGCGAACCTGAGTTGAGCATTCAACAAACGGCCCAACAAGAAATTAAAAAAGTAGAACAACTCAGCACCCAAGTTGCCCACTCACCCAAAGACAAAACACTCGAAGACCTCGAACATAAAATAACTGAATTCGCCCAGCGCTTCAATCAAACACAACAAGTGCAAATTGACCAGCTAGAAAATCGCATTGCTGAGCTAGAGAATGAGCTAGTCATCGGGCGTATTGCAAAAAAACAACCGCTACAAACTGTACCTAATAGCAACGTGACTGTGCACCCCTACCAACAGCCAGATGCAGACGATGCTGCCCAGCCTTTATCTCAAGGTTATACTGTAAACACACCCACTCAAGATACATCAGTAGCAACCACAGATAACCAGTTGCAACGTATTCGTCAGGCTAGATTACAAGACATAGCAGAAAAAATGGAAATGTCTTCATTACAAGCTTTGGTTAACTGAGTTAGATGTTCCCTTTGCAAAATAAAAACTGGCCAGCAACCGCTGTATTGCGGGGCGGGTTGACTATTGTTTTTATACTGTGGCTGGCAACAGTGATGTCACGATATGACGATAACCCAATTGAAAAACAGCAAAAAATTAACGTAAAACAAGCACCTAGTAATATTGTCATCGAACAACTAATACTGCCGCCCGTTCCTGTACCTAAAGCGAAGCCACAAGCATCAGCAGTTTCAGAGCTGGCTAATCAACCACCAGAATCCGCAATTAAACAAGTCAAACAGTCACCACCAGTAAACAAGCAACAAGTAGAACAGGTCTACAAACAACTTAGTGATCAAGGTATAGATATACAAATTGCCTGGCCGCAACAGGTACACCAACAACAAGGGGCATCAGACTTTATGTACCAGTGTGCGGGTATGCAGTTTGCAATGTTAAACGGTAACAAGATCACCAAAGTTAATCAGTTTGCTTTAAGTGATTACAGTGACTGGATACGTGTCGCCCAAGGTAACTTGTCGAAAAAAGAGCAACACTGGATAACGGCTTATTCTCTAGCAGGCACGCCGATAAGATTGTTTCCTCGTAACATTGATTTACGCTTAGCCCAACACTTGGCTAACGCCCTTAAGGGTGCGCTATTAGTTAATTTAAGAGCAAACTACCAAGTGAGTAATCAAAGGTTATATCTGACGAAAATCCAGCTTAACAACCAAGCTATAAAGACGAGTTGGGAGCTTTATATAGGCGAATGTATTTGACCTGAATCATTATAAGCCATAGCGTCCAGCACCGTTATTATCACGCCTATCTTTGTTGATCATGATCATAATAAAGCGCTATTCCTTCACAAGCTCGCCTTGATAAACGCAATAAAAACAGCTCAGAATGTGTTCGATGCCCTAATAAAACAATTATAACTATTTAACATACTGTTTTTGTTATAATTGTTTTGAGGGTGGCGGCATGTTTCATCCAGGGTTCAGGTTAATTAAAAAACTCTAATTTGTCATTTTGCTTAAGCGGAATTTTCAACATTCAAGCCGAAATTTTGCAAAAAGAAAGCGCGACTAATTCTGACAATCATGTCGACACGTTAACTTATTAACACCAAGAGACTTTGTTTCGGTGGGATATTTCTTAAATCAGCTCTATTTTATCCGCTTAGTGAAAAGCTCAAGTTGGCAAATTAGAGACTATTCTATTTACATCTTGAATTACCCCTTTGGCGATCTACGCTCATCGACCTATCTCAGCCGAACGACTCCTATGTCCAACTTTGCACACGGTCAAGCAACGAGTGTCTTAGACGGCAATGCCACCAAAGGAGACTTTCAGTGCTTAATCAATTCAAGGGAGGGAAAGACTAAGTAGTGCGCACTAGTATTGCTAACCCAAAGATAACAGCTAACCAATGTTCATAATGAATGTCTGCGCAGTTAGTACAAATCTCCCAGACTCACTGTGTATAAGTTTAAGTTGACCCTGCGCTAAATTTTCTTATCCCTCCGCGGTCCTGAGGGGTCACCTATTAGCCAGCCGATATCTATCTGAGGCCTAGGCAAGAATAAAGTTATCTGATTCTGCTTCGGTGTACCGGTTATATTATTCACAGCATTTGTTTTCTATTGATCATGCTGGCTAAATATACCCATCATTCACTCATCTGCATCTAGGTCAAGAAATACCTCCCCTTCCCCCACCCTGCTCAACTGAATGACCACGTCAAACCCATCACACAATGAATAAAAGTTCACAAACGTTCTGATGAAGATAAACTCAACACTCTCTCTACCTCGTTTTTTAATTCTTCTTTGTTAAATGGTTTAACGATATAACCGATGCCGTCTGGTATCGGAAGTTTACCGGATACGGATACCGTTTTGTCTCCATAAGCAGTCACATAAATGACAGGTATATTGTCTCTTTCTTGGATTATTAAGGTAGCCTGTAGACCATTCATATCACCGCTCAACTTAATATCCATTAAGATCAAGTCTGGCAAATCTCTGTGGGACTGTATAATCGCCTCCTCAGCGGACATGGCGATACCTGTTACCTCATAACCAAGCTCACGCATGATCTCCGATTCATCAAATGCAGTTATGGCTTGGTCTTCCACGATAAGCACACGTTTCTTGGTCATCATTGTTTCCCCTCAAAAGTAATCCAAACCGAAGTGCCACAGCAACCGTCTATACTAATTTCGCCATTAAGTTGTGTTGTCAATGCACCTATCAATTTCATGCCTAGAGTCGCGCTTTTATGAAGGTTAAAGTCCTCTGGAAGCCCAATACCATCATCAACAACCTTCAATTCCATCCTTCCTTTATCAGCTCGTCGCATAGTGACTTTAATGTTTCCAGAACGTTCGTCAGGGAAAGCGTGTTTGATACAGTTAGAGTACAATTCACTGAAAATTTGTCCACAAACAATCGCGGTGTCTATGTCGATATTTATTTTATCCACTTCGACGAGAGTCTCCACCTTTTGACTATTAATCCGGCTGCTATCAACTGTGTCTGCTGCAATCGCATTAATGTAGTCCCTGGCATCAACAGCCGTAACATTATTGGATTGATGAAGGCTCTCATGAATACGAGCCTTAACCTGATAGGGGCCGTGACAACTCTTCTAGCGCTTTTCGAGAGGGTACGTCAGGGTCGGCTCGTGCCTGTAGTGACGACATGCTGGAAATTATGTGTAGGTTATTGGTAGGTCGGTGATGGATTTCTTTAAGCAGTACCTCTTTTTCTTTAAGTGAAGCTTTGGCCTTTTCACCAGCACTTTGTAGTTCAACCGCACGTGCTTCTTTTTCATCGTTTTGGTAGGCGAGCTCTTTGTTCGCGATGACCAGTTCAGCGTCACGTGCATCTTTTTCTTTGTTTTCCGCGACGAGTTTTTCTTTGGCTATGACTAGCTCAGCTTCGCGTGCATCTTTTTCTTTGTTAGCGATGACTAACTCAGCAGCACGTGCATCTTTTTCTTTGTTGGCGATGTCTAGCGCCGCCAAACGTGCATCTTTTTCTTCGTTTTCAGAAACGAGTTTTTCTTTGGCTATGACTAGCTCAGCTGCGCGTGCATCTTTCTCTTTGTTAGCGATGACTAGCTCAGCAGCACGTGCATCTTTTTCTTTGTTGGCGATGACTAGCTCGGCCACACGTGCATCTTTCTCGTCGTTATCAAATATGAGTTTTTTGTTAGCGATAGCTAGCTCAGCTGCTCGTGCACCTTTTTCTTTATTAGCAATGACCAGCTCAGCTGCTCGTGCACCTTTATCTATATTGGCGACGTCTAACTCTTCGGCAGTAGCCATATATTCTTGATTAGCTGTTTCTAACTCCTCAGCAGTGGCTCTAAGTTCTGCGTAGTTGGATTCAACATTTTTGAGTTGATCTCGATTAATTCCTCTCGTTCTATCCAATTTCGTTTCTAAGACTATAATTTGTGCTTCTAATGCTTGTTCTTTCTTCTTTGCAATGTTGGCAACAGTTTCTGCTTGCAAAGTAGCATATTCAGAGGCTATATGAGCATCTTTAAGCTGACCACCCAGTTCGCTTATTCGAAGAAGTAATTCATCATTTTTAGTCTTATACATAAATTTTAACACCAGGTTCAAATGATATTATGAAATGCCGTAGACGAGATGATAATGATTTAGTTATTTCACAAAGTAAGGTTAGACCAATTCTATTTAATTTGAGATCTAATCATATTTATTTTATGACATTATCTGATGGCAGACCGATGCAACGCTGTTATCTCAATAAATCCATTACTAATAAACGACCGTCATTAACGCCTAAATGGTCTTTTTAGCCTATAAATCGTTACTTTAAATGGAATTAAGCTTCTTTATGACATAACAATGTCATCAGCAAACGTTACTTGGCGTTTTTCAAACAGTGGTTCGTCAGGTAGATAAAAAAAAGCTCAGTTGTTAAGGGTCCCCACGAATATTCAAGCATTAAAATTGCCAGCAATCATAATTCTAAGTTTTAACACTGCAGTTTCAAATTGCACGCAGAGCAATTTGAAACTGCTTGTATACGAAGCCTCGCAACCCTAAATAGTGAAACGATAATACTCGCCTTGTCTTAAGTTAACTTAACTGTGTTCGCTTGATAACGACGGTGCAAACCAACCATGAATATGACCAAGCCTATAATGTTAGCCAGAATACTAGCAAGTATGGCGAACAGAATGAGTACTGCATGCGCTTTACGTATCGGCTTTTATGATGTTCAAAACCCAGTCCAAATAAACTACTTTTGATATCCCTAAACTCTTGATTCGAGGAAGTGAAGTGACAATTAACCAAGGGTTTGTAGCGCATATTACATGGACATTTGAACACTTAGATTGTCGGGCAATGTTATGCTGCGTTAAACTAAGTCGCCCTTTGCTTTCACCTTTAAATAGCACCAAGGTACAT
Coding sequences:
- a CDS encoding TA system antitoxin ParD family protein, which produces MTKALNRTTPKQIEHWPKIGEMMEDKPELPYEFVKQVIIAKAEKEAGKQEEYTFGF
- a CDS encoding type II toxin-antitoxin system RelE/ParE family toxin; the encoded protein is MVFKIKVLQSPSFKKAVKKLRNDQKSDLDGAVKTLLESPSIDEQKKDDLSFMKVYKFKMAKQLTLLDYSCEDGALVLELMALGTHKNFQRDVKKLF
- a CDS encoding DUF2730 family protein: MKTLFFIAALAGAVYLIMQTPAGKAWLEESEPELSIQQTAQQEIKKVEQLSTQVAHSPKDKTLEDLEHKITEFAQRFNQTQQVQIDQLENRIAELENELVIGRIAKKQPLQTVPNSNVTVHPYQQPDADDAAQPLSQGYTVNTPTQDTSVATTDNQLQRIRQARLQDIAEKMEMSSLQALVN
- a CDS encoding response regulator; amino-acid sequence: MMTKKRVLIVEDQAITAFDESEIMRELGYEVTGIAMSAEEAIIQSHRDLPDLILMDIKLSGDMNGLQATLIIQERDNIPVIYVTAYGDKTVSVSGKLPIPDGIGYIVKPFNKEELKNEVERVLSLSSSERL
- a CDS encoding sensor histidine kinase; translation: METLVEVDKINIDIDTAIVCGQIFSELYSNCIKHAFPDERSGNIKVTMRRADKGRMELKVVDDGIGLPEDFNLHKSATLGMKLIGALTTQLNGEISIDGCCGTSVWITFEGKQ
- a CDS encoding histidine kinase dimerization/phosphoacceptor domain -containing protein translates to MYKTKNDELLLRISELGGQLKDAHIASEYATLQAETVANIAKKKEQALEAQIIVLETKLDRTRGINRDQLKNVESNYAELRATAEELETANQEYMATAEELDVANIDKGARAAELVIANKEKGARAAELAIANKKLIFDNDEKDARVAELVIANKEKDARAAELVIANKEKDARAAELVIAKEKLVSENEEKDARLAALDIANKEKDARAAELVIANKEKDAREAELVIAKEKLVAENKEKDARDAELVIANKELAYQNDEKEARAVELQSAGEKAKASLKEKEVLLKEIHHRPTNNLHIISSMSSLQARADPDVPSRKALEELSRPLSG